The genomic window acataaaattaatgaaaataatgtGGGTCAAGCCCAAAGACCAAGCTTGCCCAAACCTCGCAATCAGGCCTAAAATATGGCCTCAATTTGGTATTCAATCAACATGTGCTACATCCATGTCTGTATGAAAGACATGAAAACAATTTCTTTTTAGCTATCAAAACAATCAAAAttgatactttttttttcaaaggtTGGGTtccaattataatttaataagaatatagctaatttatttaaatataatatataaaaaaaacttcaaatattttattttttttactagtGCATATTAATTATCACATTAAGCCATCCTGAGGTAGAAATTCCAAAGTTTTCTCAAACCAAGACCCGGCACTATTTCGATTcagttatatttaattatataaaaaagtaaaaaaaaaatacaaatgaatTGATGTGCAGGAAAAACATGGTTATGGgataaatgacaaaaaaatcaaaatctaaaacgagttattaaaatatcaaacatatatataatctaaTAATAAGTCAAAACACGATTACACCACTGGAAAAAATAACACGTACATGAAACTAACATGTCTTGCACGTGCCATTTGGGAGCAGAGAAAGgttcctaataataataataatagaacagccatggaaattgagcattTTATAATTGTCCAATATCTTGGACGGTGCAAAGTCATTAATAAGCTCTTATAAGAACCATTTCCATTTATATCTCAAAGCCTACTTTGGACCAATGTCCTTGAGAGCACAGATCTGTTCTTCACCCATTGCCGACATTACAGACACAACTAGGTCTTTCCCCTCAGCAAAACCGTCCTTTATCTGCACTCATCATACACCAAAAGATGACTATATTGTTTGGCAGCAATTTCTTACCAGCGATGCGTAGAGACTCAATGCTAATGGGTATCAACTATGTCATCTGGactctttcatttttcttaaaaagtACTTGCTTCATACATTACATATTCAGATGAGTATGGGAATATGATATTCCAGAAACAAAACTAAGCATACTCGTATTCAACACTCAAGTCAAATACCATGAGAAAGCACACGAAAATTACAAACACAAACCGAAAAACTTGGTCAAAACCGACTTAACTGACATTATTCAGTTGATTTTATTCCTATTTACGTCAGTTGCAAAAATCGGCTTAAATATGTTACTAAGAAATTACATATTCATAATATTATAAATGAACTTAGAATATTGTTAATAATAGTACATATGATATGAATTAGAAAATGGTAAGTTATTTTTGACTTATAACTTCGGTTGGTTGTCAGTTAATTTCAAGGGGAGGTCGGTTAAGtagaatttcaattttttgaatgAAACAGACCATATTCATCCATGAGAATACGAAATCCAATCAGGATGTGCCAGTCAATAGGCTGGGAAATCAAAAGAAGATGGcgtaaaatcaataaaaataacatgaaactTGCTCTCTCACCATAACTCCTACAAATCAATAAAACATAGACCTCTCTCATGAACAACTGTCACCTGCCTTCTTCTAAtagaagggaaaaaagaaaaaaaaagaagaaaacgtGTAAAGTGTGATACCATTAGAATAGACCTGGCAGTGCTGGACATAGCACAAGGAAAATAACTAAAGCATGATACGGAACACAACACAACTTGCCAGATCTACAGCAGAACCCCTTGATGCAACGGTGATGGGGCCAAAGCACAATATAATAcaagtaaattaaataacttcCAAGGATACTCGATATTCAATTACCTGTTTCAACAAGTTGTCATCAGTTGGAAGCCTCAAATCATCTTTGGTGTCTCCACTGTCAGTCAGCAAACTCACCTGAAATATTCAACTAGTTAGGAAAAAAATGAACACAAACGAACATAGATCCAAAAGAAAGAAGCAAATTAACTTACAAATCCGTCCTCAGAAATGTCAATCAACTGGTAATCAGTACGATTGACATGTGGAACCTGTTAAAACAGAAGCAAGTAAAATTCATTCATGACATCAATTGCAATTACATGAAAGATTCTTAGTAAAATAACAATAACCGTTTATGAAGTGTGCCATTATTTCGTACATCACAGTTGTGGGAAGATGGAACAATATCTTCCAGTTTCTTGCCAGTGAAGATGTCGATTCCGACAAAGTGACACTTAGCATGACCATGCTTCCCAGTCTTGGAGGTGGAAACTTCAACAACCTGGCACACACCATGGAACAAGAACAATGTAAGCTAAAGTTGCAAATAATAATAAACAGAAACTTAATTAGTAACTATGTTTCACAAATCAAAAGGCACCCCATCAACCATCAATTTATTACATTCCAATAAATATCGCTGTACTTTTATGTTAGTCGGACTAAAGTTAGTGTCTGATATAAGTATCTAACCATCGCAGATAGGCTCGACTTTGTCTTAAAAAAATTTGCCATATATTCTTGACATACACTCATGTACATATCCCAATATGTGTCATAGATACCTCTGTTGCTCTggctctttatttttcttcaagtATCCATGTCCAATACTCGTGTTTATAAAAAGCATATGACACTCAAAAGACCCTCAAAATACATTGAAAGACCTTAGAAAATTAAACAAACCTATATTGAACCTATACACTTATACAACACGAACCTGAGTTCATGTGACATAGGCAGATACTTCagaaaaaatgggaaaaaatccGGGAAACATAGATTATTTGAGCTTGCTCATGATcagaaaattgatttaaaattaatctttaaagGCTCGAAGTGGTTAGATTTTattgcctttttttttaatttgctttcAGCAAAAGTAACTATAAAGCTAAAGaaagtactaaattgtaaagtcctattcgattttaattctttaaaattttcaacaaagatCAACTGCTTTACATATGCAAAAATCACATTcactaccataaatttaaaaaataatagtaagaaaaTTAAAGCAAGtagcaaaagttaaaaaaaaaacataaggaTTTAATAACCCAACtatacaaattaattaattaattaaaaaaggggGAGGGAACAGATCAGAGCCATCAAATCTCAACtagaaattaaaaaagtaaaGCAAAAGGATAAAACGGAGTTCACTTGCTGGTTAATATCAAACAGATCTTTCAGAATAAAAGATGGAGGAGAGGGGACCTTGCATGGGCGGTTTTTTATGACGATATAGCCGTTCTTGCGGATAGTACCGGCCTGCTGAGGATAGGTTTTAGAGGCGCCGGCGTCGGCCTTGGATTCGAAATGGTGCTCCTCGTCCGACATCTCCGGGTTTCAAgatatttttttgttctttaaagTTTTTAGCGGCGATGACTGATTGTTGATGGATGGATAGATTATTATGCCGCTGCTGACGGTCCCTTTTTTGCTTTTGATTGGGCTTGGGCTTCATTCCACCCATCTCTTTCTACTTTTTACacttttaatacaattttttagatttgttttgaaatttttatttttttatttttttaacataaaaaattcaaatattcatCCAAGATTTTCTTTACAATAAtgattcaaattcaaattattcTTAGAAAGACAACATTTGACTAATAGATTAAAAGATGAGTTCAACCAAGCCTTTAGTCCTACAACACCGGCGATTCATCCAACAACCCTCTTCATGGGTTTGAATCATAAGGGCAGTCTTATTTATGGTGTATGAGTTAATAGTAGAAGTGTTCACGGGTTATGTTGAGTTCAAGTAtcatattaatgtaatttatatttactttagtTTGGCTTaaatatgagtctaaaattttgttcaaactcGTCCATATTTGCAGATAGTTAACTTACACTCATTTTAGGCTCacctatattattatttttttgaatttttaaaaaatgtttatatcatttttaatttaatatttaatatttttttcatttattaaaattttatagatagtcatcttaacaatttttaatatttacattataatgTTATCTATAAAATTATTTAAGCATCTGACCAAGTTAGTGTCACAAGTCAATCGAacataatttgattaaagaatacgAAAATATCCTTTCGTAATTTAAATGAGTTATATTATTATagggtattttaatcttttatatttAAACTTGTGCTATttacataaataaaacattaactttaccactaaactaaaattttattttaatataatacttaCATTTTAATGGTATTATGTATACTTTATTACCTCCTTTAACAGTatatagggtaaattacactattagtcactaaactatgggtaagttttcgttttggtcacttaactaaaaaaagttacagtttgattattgaactatttgaaggtttttatttaagtcactgggctattaagttttttttttaagttctacCAATGAGCTCTAAGCGACGATTCGATAATTGGTATGGTGGATCAATATCCATtaacgagtagaagaacatacattagatccaagttgatctaaATGTCACTCTCGAAGATTGGAAAAAAAAGGTtgtttgaattttagttcatAGGTTCCTGAcatccaaagttgtttcatgaaaaaagaaTGAATTGTAAAGGAGAAGTGGGAAaagagctttcgattggtgcaaACAGTAAGATTAGAGAAATCTATATAGCATCGATTTTAACAActcagtaacttaaataaaaacttttgaatagttaaaTAACCAAATCGTAACTTTTTTAATAAAGTGACCAAAACGAAAGCTTACCCATAGTTTTGTGATTGATAGTGTAGTTTACCATTGGATATATtgataatattgttaattgagtTGTTATAAGTTAATTGGATACTAACTCGAGATTGATGACAACATCATGATTAGACTTGCTCATAGGCTAGGCCACCAGCCTAGACCTGAAGGCTTGCttgaaaaatgggagggtttggacaaaatacGATGCCCGAAAAGTGGACTTGAGTATAAATTAAGGCTCGTTTTCCATATGGAACGGGCCTTGGACAATATTTTTTGGCTCGAGTCCAATctgaatatattatgttataaaaaaattatattaattatatatgttgaatagtaattatataaattaaaacactaACCAAATAACAATTAGACCCTTATTacctaaaacctaaaaaaaaaatttacccaacGAAATAACGTAAgccaaaatataaaatattaaaaattatatttaatacaataaaatatttattatcttttttgtgttatttaatataaatattttttaatatcttggaaaacttttattttaacattttttagtgCATTTAGTATATTATgtattcttaaaattatttttaaataaaaactaatctaaaaaaatcaaatatgggcAAGTTGAGTCAAGCTTGGGCTCACCTTTCTTAATTTGGGTTGGGATTGAGTGAAATAGTCTGCACATTTTCTGAGCTAGGCCCGAGCTTAGAAAATTGGACTAGTATCTTGCATAGGCCCATCTCGGCCCGACTCATGAGCACCTCTAACTATAATAAGCAATTGTAGTGCATTTGACattattaatatgatgtatttacgtgttaaaatttcattttacttacaatttaatctattttttctcatttcaatattgtatatatttcatgtattattttaaatagtTTCTAATCATATGTTTCAATTGTATATCATTTTCAAACTAACATATGTGTTCTAAGCTTGTAATTTTCACATGTGTATTTGTGtgataagatttttagtatttttaatttaacttattttatatatatttaacttgatatattatgttataaaccTAAAAAATGGATTGATCTTGTGCTTTGAGTGTTAAAACTTGAGCCTAAccaataaattatacaaattcaattttttttgttcaagtctATTTTTCGgacctaatatttttatttaaacttttttaaatttcgaaCGAACCTTtaaatttcgatggataaatcGAAGTATGAACGAATATAGTTGACAGTGAAaactaaattcaaatatttaatcaATATATTTGATtggatttaaataataatatattcaaatttaataatataatacaaaTGAATTCCAACtgtaaaataattatacaaaCTACAAAGTTATATACCGAAAAATGGTTGTTAGAGTCCATTCCCAAGTATATATAGAGTTTACTTGCACACTGTAACGTCCCACCATCTTTTGCAATAATGGTTCCAGCGGCTGCAGTAATAGTGAATGCCACCCCACCGCCATTGCTCCCCTTTTTCCAAGCACCATTCTTTTCTATTGCTGTTTCACTTACTTTATGTTAATGGCA from Gossypium hirsutum isolate 1008001.06 chromosome D12, Gossypium_hirsutum_v2.1, whole genome shotgun sequence includes these protein-coding regions:
- the LOC107942513 gene encoding eukaryotic translation initiation factor 5A, which codes for MSDEEHHFESKADAGASKTYPQQAGTIRKNGYIVIKNRPCKVVEVSTSKTGKHGHAKCHFVGIDIFTGKKLEDIVPSSHNCDVPHVNRTDYQLIDISEDGFVSLLTDSGDTKDDLRLPTDDNLLKQIKDGFAEGKDLVVSVMSAMGEEQICALKDIGPK